CATGGCTCGGCTGCCAGTCGCATGATGAAGCGATTGGCCGAGGGCGAACCTTGCTGTGTTACTGTCAGCCACCTCGATGGTTTCGTACTGGCCAAGTCGGCCTTCCACCATTCCGTGAACTACCGATCGGCAGTCGTTTTCGGCAAGGCGATTGAACTCAGCGATCCTGTCCAAAAGGCAGAGGCTTTGCGGCTTTTTATGGAAAAGGTTACTCCGGGTCGCTGGCAGCTGACGCGCCCGCCGGCCGAGCAGGAGCTGCGCGCCACCTCCGTTCTCAGCGTGCAGATTGAGGACGCTTCGGTAAAGACCCGCTCCGGAGGGCCAATCGAAGACCCATCGGACCTCAGTCGTCAGGGGTGGAGCGGGGTCATTCCCATTCATTCG
The DNA window shown above is from Leptospirales bacterium and carries:
- a CDS encoding pyridoxamine 5'-phosphate oxidase family protein; translation: MKTSFASDRNRVIRQPSRASYDQQSLYAVLDSSVLCHVGFVVDGQVFVIPTAYARDGERLLLHGSAASRMMKRLAEGEPCCVTVSHLDGFVLAKSAFHHSVNYRSAVVFGKAIELSDPVQKAEALRLFMEKVTPGRWQLTRPPAEQELRATSVLSVQIEDASVKTRSGGPIEDPSDLSRQGWSGVIPIHSAAGLPQAAPESEPGAAPPPWRFDDLRPIGQDERGH